The Cryobacterium roopkundense sequence CATCTGGATGGCGGTTTCGAGAATCGTGGCCGTGCCGCTGCCGTTGTCGTTGATCCCCGGCCCGGCGAGCACCGAATCGAGGTGCGCCCCCACCACAATCACCTTCTCTTTGTTGCCCTTACGGGTGTCGGCGATGATGTTTACCGTCGTGCGCGTCTCGGCGATCACCTCGGTGCTCACGGCCACGGTCGTGGACCCGGCCTGAGCGGATGCGTAGAGCGCCGCGCCGTCGGCGTAGCTCAGACCCACCACGGGCACTGAAACCGTGGCGCCGAGGGTGCCCTCCACGAGGTCGGTGCGGCCCGGGTTGCCCTCATTGAAGATGATCACGGCGTCGTAGCCGGCCGCGATCGCGTTGGCCGCCTTGCTGGCGAACGTGCACGTGCCGCGCTGGATCAGGGCGACCTGGGGCTCGGTGGCCGAGGCCGGCACGAAGTCGGTCGCCGCGCAGCCGGCCGCAGAGCTCGGGGTCGGCGTGGCGGGAACCACGGTGTTCGTGGCGGCCACGATGCCGCCCACCACGTCGCCGCTCCCGGAGTAGGTGAAGGTGGCTGTGTCGTAATCCTGCGGGGCGGGTGAGACCTGGCTGAGTGAGGCCGGTGTCACTTCCTGGTAGAACTCGAATTCGAAGGGCTGCTCCGTCACCTTGTAGCCCGCCTTCGTGAGTTGCTCCTTCACGTAGGCAGCGGATGCGTCGTAGCCGGGAGTGCCCGCGGCCCGCGTGCCGTCGTTACGGTTCGCGATGCGCTGCAGCGCGCGTTCGTGTTGCAGGATTCCGCTCACCGTCACCGCTTGTCGCAGTTTCGTGGTGTTCACCTCGTCGATTGCCGCCGTCGCGGAGAGGGGAACCGTGAGGCTCCCCACTACGACGATGGCCACGAGCAATGCTTTTCTTCTCACAATGCCTCCCGATTCGGGCGGGAGGCCGGCCGCCCGGTTGGGT is a genomic window containing:
- a CDS encoding M20/M25/M40 family metallo-hydrolase; its protein translation is MRRKALLVAIVVVGSLTVPLSATAAIDEVNTTKLRQAVTVSGILQHERALQRIANRNDGTRAAGTPGYDASAAYVKEQLTKAGYKVTEQPFEFEFYQEVTPASLSQVSPAPQDYDTATFTYSGSGDVVGGIVAATNTVVPATPTPSSAAGCAATDFVPASATEPQVALIQRGTCTFASKAANAIAAGYDAVIIFNEGNPGRTDLVEGTLGATVSVPVVGLSYADGAALYASAQAGSTTVAVSTEVIAETRTTVNIIADTRKGNKEKVIVVGAHLDSVLAGPGINDNGSGTATILETAIQMSKLNIQPRQQVRFAFWGGEELGLLGSENYVATASDADLAKIYANLNFDMLASPNYVRFVYDGDGSADPGAPAGPPGSAQIEAVFTQYFAAQGLVTEPTAFDGRSDYGPFIAAGIPAGGLFSGAEGLKTPEEAVAYGGTAGVAYDACYHQACDSITNLNTKAINELGDAAVHAIMSLARSQAGFFEDGSRMAPRSTQSVPDTVFDYKGSSLVR